The following are encoded together in the Oscarella lobularis chromosome 10, ooOscLobu1.1, whole genome shotgun sequence genome:
- the LOC136192364 gene encoding solute carrier family 12 member 2-like isoform X1, protein MARKKTRFDIEDVEDDTYSLEETMGISLALKESERGLHSDANSPSKTIASRFSAMTPEKTSPGTPESDIGSLSYTKTAEAVPMTLLYRQDSAQRGAELPRRPTLKDLHDPIQIIDENGIEERVEEERVSPERSAGEKKEVKFGWMSGVLIRCLLNIWGVIMFLRLTWVVGQAGIGMTVLIIALSAIVTTITTLSMSAICTNGEVKGGGAYYLISRSLGPEFGGAIGIVFSIANAVGVALYVVGFSETVRDLIKDTTGGLMTDEENDVRIIGCITVALLLGIALVGLDWEARAQLILLGILLLAVANFVVGTFIGPKNLREETEGFLGYKADIYFENWYPVFQGETFFSVFAIFFPAATGILAGANLSGDLKDPSKAIPKGTLWSIAISSIVYIGMAWMAGSCAIREATGPLTELAANSSNCSLSDIECIVDHVEGKLGRGYYLNCTGRDCEYGLLNSYQIMNTMSGVGPIIIAGVFSATLSSALASLVSAPKVFQAVSKDKIFPYIHFFAKAGGRSGTEPVRGYLLTFVVAIAFVLIGKLDAIAPIISNFFLMSYALINFSCFNASLAQSPGKRISCCCFFWMPNHNVVLLGWRPGFKYYNMWVALIGSLLCLAIMFVMNWWTALLTIVVVAGLVSYVVYKKPNVNWGSSSSALLYIGSLKSLFKLQETEDHVKNFRPQLLVLTGLPSLRPGLVHFASQMCHNVGAVICGQVILGKFEDNRTVREASRRDTFIKTAKIKAFHTIVTAPSLRQGADNLMEASGLGKIKPNTVLIGYKTDWKSSSAEDIEAYVNIIHDAFDLNYGVAILRVAGGFYWRKTAPVQLAEMTDAGTLPVNSPGTIRHGSDWLGSELKATLESERRPSGTRFVVGDEEEKEEEGEEEEEEEERDRTAPPSKTPSQSDLLHGHDIELLSRTYFNRSQRGTIDVWWLYDDGGLTVLLPHLLSLNSHWRKCKLRVLTPESSKKITGDKLRMTSLLRKFRIDFSNVVIVDGSKSTPSHGSVDDFKTHLGEEPFPSENPLKDKTLRHIRLGELLRRYSSQARLIVMTLPIPRKHFCTPRIYMSWLETLTADLPPILLVRGNHENVLTLYS, encoded by the exons ATGGCTCGAAAGAAAACCAGATTCGAcatcgaagacgtcgaagacgacacCTATTCATTAGAAGAAACCATGGGCATTTCGTTGGCACTCAAAGAGTCGGAAAGAGGGCTCCATTCGGACGCGAATTCGCCCTCGAAGACGATCGCGTCTCGATTTAGCGCGATGACGCCCGAAAAGACGTCGCCGGGCACGCCGGAAAGCGACATAGGCAGTCTGTCGTACACGAAAACAGCAGAAGCCGTTCCCATGACTCTCCTGTATCGCCAGGACTCGGCTCAACGCGGCGCCGAGTTGCCGCGTCGACCGACGCTAAAAGATCTTCACGATCCGATTCAA ATAATCGACGAAAATGGAATTGAAGAGCGAGTCGAAGAGGAACGGGTATCGCCTGAGAGATCGGCTGGCGAAAAGAAGGAAGTCAAATTTGGATGGATGTCTGGCGTTTTG attaGATGTCTTTTGAATATCTGGGGCGTCATCATGTTTCTTCGTCTCACATGGGTTGTAGGTCAGGCCGGAATTG GAATGACCGTTTTAATTATTGCCTTGTCTGCTATTGTGACGACGATCACGACTCTCTCCATGTCAGCAATTTGCACCAATGGAGAAGTCAAAGGAGGTGGAGCTTACTATTTAATATCACGTAGCCTTGGTCCGGAATTTG GAGGCGCTATTGGGATTGTCTTTTCGATAGCCAATGCTGTGGGCGTCGCACTCTACGTCGTCGGATTCTCGGAGACGGTTCGAGATCTCATCAAA gACACAACTGGAGGTTTGATGActgacgaagagaacgacgttcGGATCATTGGCTGCATCACTGTCGCTCTCTTGCTCGGCATCGCTCTCGTTGGACTCGATTGGGAAGCTAGG GCTCAGTTGATACTTCTCGGCATTCTCCTCTTGGCCGTGGCAAATTTTGTCGTGGGAACGTTTATAGGGCCAAAAAATTTGCgagaagaaacagaaggTTTTTTGGGCTACAAAG CCGACATCTATTTTGAGAACTGGTATCCCGTTTTTCAAGGCGAAACCTTCTTTTCGGTTTTCGCCATCTTTTTTCCAGCAGCGACAGGAATATTGGCCGGAGCGAATCTGTCAGGAGACCTCAAA GATCCTTCGAAGGCCATACCAAAGGGAACTCTCTGGTCAATAGCGATAAGCAGCATTGTCTATATCGGAATGGCTTGGATGGCTGGCTCGTGTGCCATTCGAGAGGCAACGGGCCCTCTGACCGAATTGGCcgccaattcgtcgaattgctCGCTGAGCGACATCGAATGCATAGTCGATCACGTGGAAGGTAAACTTGGACGAGGATACTACTTGAATTGCACGGGACGAGATTGCGAATACGGTCTATTGAATTCGTATCAG ATTATGAATACGATGTCAGGGGTGGGACCAATTATTATTGCCG GCGTGTTTTCAGCGACCCTTTCGTCCGCTCTGGCGAGTCTCGTTAGTGCACCCAAGGTCTTTCAG GCCGTCAGCAAGGATAAAATATTTCCTTACATACATTTCTTCGCCAAAGCGGGCGGTCGATCTGGCACGGAGCCGGTGAGAGGATACCTTCtcaccttcgtcgtcgcaattgcGTTCGTTCTTATTG GAAAATTGGACGCTATTGCTCCTATAATatccaatttttttctaatgtcGTACGCTTTGATAAATTTCTCATGTTTCAACGCTTCTCTAGCCCAATCACCAGGAAAGAGGATATcgtgttgttgttttttttggatGCCAAATCATAACGTTGTCTTATTAGGTTGGCGTCCTGGATTCAAGTACTACAACATGTGGGTGGCGCTCATTGGATCGCTTCTCTGCCTCGCAATAATGTTCGTAATGAATTGGTGGACGGCTCTGCTGAcgatcgttgtcgtcgccggccTAGTTTCGTACGTCGTTTACAAAAAGCCGA ACGTCAATTGGGGCTCTTCTAGTTCGGCTTTACTTTATATCGGTTCGCTCAAGTCTTTGTTTAAATTGCAGGAGACCGAGGATCACGTCAAAAATTTTAG ACCTCAGCTTTTGGTTTTGACCGGCTTACCTTCGTTGAGACCCGGTCTCGTACATTTTGCGTCGCAGATGTGTCACAATGTTGGGGCAGTTATTTGTGGTCAAGTGATATTG GGCAAGTTTGAGGATAATAGAACGGTTAGAGAGGCATCTAGGCGAGATACGTTTATTAAAACTGCGAAA ATCAAAGCCTTTCATACCATCGTCACAGCTCCAAGTCTTCGACAAGGAGCAGACAATCTGATGGAG GCATCGGGTCTCGGAAAAATTAAGCCAAACACTGTGCTGATTGGCTACAAGACTGACTGGAAATCATCGTCAGCAGAAGACATTGAAGCTTACGTCAATATCATTCA tgACGCCTTTGATCTCAACTACGGTGTCGCAATTCTGCGAGTAGCTGGGGGTTTCTACTGGAGAAAAACAGCTCCAGTGCAGTTGGCAG AAATGACGGATGCCGGCACTCTTCCCGTTAACTCACCTGGAACAATTCGCCACGGCAGTGATTGGTTGGGAAGTGAGCTAAAAGCGACGCTGGAAAGCGAACGGCGACCGTCCGGCACTCGATTTGTGGTTGGggacgaggaagagaaggaggaggagggggaggaggaggaggaggaggaggagagggaCAGGACCGCACCGCCAAGCAAGACTCCCTCTCAGTCAGATCTACTGCATGGGCACGACATCGAGTTACTATCTCGCACCTACTTCAATCGATCTCAGAGAGGAACGATTGACGTTTGGTGGCTTTACGACGACGGGGGACTGACCGTTCTGTTGCCCCATTTACTGTCTCTCAATTCCCATTGGCGTAAATGTAAACTTAGAGTGCTCACTCCTGAAAGTTCGAAGAAAATCACCGGAGACAAACTTCG aatgacgtcattgttgcGGAAATTTCGAATCGATTTCTCCAACGTCGTTATTGTGGACGGATCAAAGAGCACGCCGTCTCATGGCAG cgtcgacgatttcaagaCTCATCTCGGCGAGGAGCCGTTTCCCTCGGAGAATCCGCTCAAAGACAAG ACCTTACGTCACATCCGTTTGGGAGAACTCCTACGGCGATATTCATCGCAAGCCCGCCTCATAGTCAT GACGCTGCCAATACCGCGAAAACACTTCTGCACGCCTCGCATCTATATGAGTTGGCTCGAAACGTTGACAGCCGATCTACCACCCATACTTCTAGTACGAGGCAACCACGAGAACGTGCTGACACTGTATTCCTAA
- the LOC136192394 gene encoding ubiquitin-conjugating enzyme E2-17 kDa, which translates to MALKRINKELEDLGKDPPAQCSAGPVGDDLFHWQATIMGPPESPYQNGVFFLTIHFPTDYPFKPPKIAFTTRIYHPNINSNGSICLDILRSQWSPALTISKVLLSICSLLCDPNPDDPLVPDIARMYKNDRPRYEEQAKEWTRKYAM; encoded by the coding sequence ATGGCACTCAAACGGATCAACAAAGAACTGGAAGATCTCGGAAAAGATCCGCCCGCCCAGTGCTCGGCCGGACCCGTAGGAGACGATCTCTTTCACTGGCAAGCGACGATAATGGGGCCCCCGGAGAGTCCGTACCAAAACGGGGTCTTTTTTCTAACTATACATTTTCCTACCGACTATCCATTCAAGCCGCCGAAAATAGCGTTCACGACGCGCATCTATCATCCGAACATCAACAGTAACGGCAGCATATGTCTCGATATACTCCGATCCCAATGGAGCCCGGCTCTCACCATATCGAAAGTCCTCCTCTCTATCTGCTCCCTATTGTGCGATCCTAATCCGGACGATCCGCTCGTTCCCGACATCGCGCGAATGTACAAGAACGATCGCCCGAGATACGAGGAACAGGCTAAGGAGTGGACGCGCAAATACGCCATGTGA
- the LOC136192364 gene encoding solute carrier family 12 member 2-like isoform X2 yields the protein MARKKTRFDIEDVEDDTYSLEETMGISLALKESERGLHSDANSPSKTIASRFSAMTPEKTSPGTPESDIGSLSYTKTAEAVPMTLLYRQDSAQRGAELPRRPTLKDLHDPIQIIDENGIEERVEEERVSPERSAGEKKEVKFGWMSGVLIRCLLNIWGVIMFLRLTWVVGQAGIGMTVLIIALSAIVTTITTLSMSAICTNGEVKGGGAYYLISRSLGPEFGGAIGIVFSIANAVGVALYVVGFSETVRDLIKDTTGGLMTDEENDVRIIGCITVALLLGIALVGLDWEARAQLILLGILLLAVANFVVGTFIGPKNLREETEGFLGYKADIYFENWYPVFQGETFFSVFAIFFPAATGILAGANLSGDLKDPSKAIPKGTLWSIAISSIVYIGMAWMAGSCAIREATGPLTELAANSSNCSLSDIECIVDHVEGKLGRGYYLNCTGRDCEYGLLNSYQIMNTMSGVGPIIIAGVFSATLSSALASLVSAPKVFQAVSKDKIFPYIHFFAKAGGRSGTEPVRGYLLTFVVAIAFVLIGKLDAIAPIISNFFLMSYALINFSCFNASLAQSPGWRPGFKYYNMWVALIGSLLCLAIMFVMNWWTALLTIVVVAGLVSYVVYKKPNVNWGSSSSALLYIGSLKSLFKLQETEDHVKNFRPQLLVLTGLPSLRPGLVHFASQMCHNVGAVICGQVILGKFEDNRTVREASRRDTFIKTAKIKAFHTIVTAPSLRQGADNLMEASGLGKIKPNTVLIGYKTDWKSSSAEDIEAYVNIIHDAFDLNYGVAILRVAGGFYWRKTAPVQLAEMTDAGTLPVNSPGTIRHGSDWLGSELKATLESERRPSGTRFVVGDEEEKEEEGEEEEEEEERDRTAPPSKTPSQSDLLHGHDIELLSRTYFNRSQRGTIDVWWLYDDGGLTVLLPHLLSLNSHWRKCKLRVLTPESSKKITGDKLRMTSLLRKFRIDFSNVVIVDGSKSTPSHGSVDDFKTHLGEEPFPSENPLKDKTLRHIRLGELLRRYSSQARLIVMTLPIPRKHFCTPRIYMSWLETLTADLPPILLVRGNHENVLTLYS from the exons ATGGCTCGAAAGAAAACCAGATTCGAcatcgaagacgtcgaagacgacacCTATTCATTAGAAGAAACCATGGGCATTTCGTTGGCACTCAAAGAGTCGGAAAGAGGGCTCCATTCGGACGCGAATTCGCCCTCGAAGACGATCGCGTCTCGATTTAGCGCGATGACGCCCGAAAAGACGTCGCCGGGCACGCCGGAAAGCGACATAGGCAGTCTGTCGTACACGAAAACAGCAGAAGCCGTTCCCATGACTCTCCTGTATCGCCAGGACTCGGCTCAACGCGGCGCCGAGTTGCCGCGTCGACCGACGCTAAAAGATCTTCACGATCCGATTCAA ATAATCGACGAAAATGGAATTGAAGAGCGAGTCGAAGAGGAACGGGTATCGCCTGAGAGATCGGCTGGCGAAAAGAAGGAAGTCAAATTTGGATGGATGTCTGGCGTTTTG attaGATGTCTTTTGAATATCTGGGGCGTCATCATGTTTCTTCGTCTCACATGGGTTGTAGGTCAGGCCGGAATTG GAATGACCGTTTTAATTATTGCCTTGTCTGCTATTGTGACGACGATCACGACTCTCTCCATGTCAGCAATTTGCACCAATGGAGAAGTCAAAGGAGGTGGAGCTTACTATTTAATATCACGTAGCCTTGGTCCGGAATTTG GAGGCGCTATTGGGATTGTCTTTTCGATAGCCAATGCTGTGGGCGTCGCACTCTACGTCGTCGGATTCTCGGAGACGGTTCGAGATCTCATCAAA gACACAACTGGAGGTTTGATGActgacgaagagaacgacgttcGGATCATTGGCTGCATCACTGTCGCTCTCTTGCTCGGCATCGCTCTCGTTGGACTCGATTGGGAAGCTAGG GCTCAGTTGATACTTCTCGGCATTCTCCTCTTGGCCGTGGCAAATTTTGTCGTGGGAACGTTTATAGGGCCAAAAAATTTGCgagaagaaacagaaggTTTTTTGGGCTACAAAG CCGACATCTATTTTGAGAACTGGTATCCCGTTTTTCAAGGCGAAACCTTCTTTTCGGTTTTCGCCATCTTTTTTCCAGCAGCGACAGGAATATTGGCCGGAGCGAATCTGTCAGGAGACCTCAAA GATCCTTCGAAGGCCATACCAAAGGGAACTCTCTGGTCAATAGCGATAAGCAGCATTGTCTATATCGGAATGGCTTGGATGGCTGGCTCGTGTGCCATTCGAGAGGCAACGGGCCCTCTGACCGAATTGGCcgccaattcgtcgaattgctCGCTGAGCGACATCGAATGCATAGTCGATCACGTGGAAGGTAAACTTGGACGAGGATACTACTTGAATTGCACGGGACGAGATTGCGAATACGGTCTATTGAATTCGTATCAG ATTATGAATACGATGTCAGGGGTGGGACCAATTATTATTGCCG GCGTGTTTTCAGCGACCCTTTCGTCCGCTCTGGCGAGTCTCGTTAGTGCACCCAAGGTCTTTCAG GCCGTCAGCAAGGATAAAATATTTCCTTACATACATTTCTTCGCCAAAGCGGGCGGTCGATCTGGCACGGAGCCGGTGAGAGGATACCTTCtcaccttcgtcgtcgcaattgcGTTCGTTCTTATTG GAAAATTGGACGCTATTGCTCCTATAATatccaatttttttctaatgtcGTACGCTTTGATAAATTTCTCATGTTTCAACGCTTCTCTAGCCCAATCACC AGGTTGGCGTCCTGGATTCAAGTACTACAACATGTGGGTGGCGCTCATTGGATCGCTTCTCTGCCTCGCAATAATGTTCGTAATGAATTGGTGGACGGCTCTGCTGAcgatcgttgtcgtcgccggccTAGTTTCGTACGTCGTTTACAAAAAGCCGA ACGTCAATTGGGGCTCTTCTAGTTCGGCTTTACTTTATATCGGTTCGCTCAAGTCTTTGTTTAAATTGCAGGAGACCGAGGATCACGTCAAAAATTTTAG ACCTCAGCTTTTGGTTTTGACCGGCTTACCTTCGTTGAGACCCGGTCTCGTACATTTTGCGTCGCAGATGTGTCACAATGTTGGGGCAGTTATTTGTGGTCAAGTGATATTG GGCAAGTTTGAGGATAATAGAACGGTTAGAGAGGCATCTAGGCGAGATACGTTTATTAAAACTGCGAAA ATCAAAGCCTTTCATACCATCGTCACAGCTCCAAGTCTTCGACAAGGAGCAGACAATCTGATGGAG GCATCGGGTCTCGGAAAAATTAAGCCAAACACTGTGCTGATTGGCTACAAGACTGACTGGAAATCATCGTCAGCAGAAGACATTGAAGCTTACGTCAATATCATTCA tgACGCCTTTGATCTCAACTACGGTGTCGCAATTCTGCGAGTAGCTGGGGGTTTCTACTGGAGAAAAACAGCTCCAGTGCAGTTGGCAG AAATGACGGATGCCGGCACTCTTCCCGTTAACTCACCTGGAACAATTCGCCACGGCAGTGATTGGTTGGGAAGTGAGCTAAAAGCGACGCTGGAAAGCGAACGGCGACCGTCCGGCACTCGATTTGTGGTTGGggacgaggaagagaaggaggaggagggggaggaggaggaggaggaggaggagagggaCAGGACCGCACCGCCAAGCAAGACTCCCTCTCAGTCAGATCTACTGCATGGGCACGACATCGAGTTACTATCTCGCACCTACTTCAATCGATCTCAGAGAGGAACGATTGACGTTTGGTGGCTTTACGACGACGGGGGACTGACCGTTCTGTTGCCCCATTTACTGTCTCTCAATTCCCATTGGCGTAAATGTAAACTTAGAGTGCTCACTCCTGAAAGTTCGAAGAAAATCACCGGAGACAAACTTCG aatgacgtcattgttgcGGAAATTTCGAATCGATTTCTCCAACGTCGTTATTGTGGACGGATCAAAGAGCACGCCGTCTCATGGCAG cgtcgacgatttcaagaCTCATCTCGGCGAGGAGCCGTTTCCCTCGGAGAATCCGCTCAAAGACAAG ACCTTACGTCACATCCGTTTGGGAGAACTCCTACGGCGATATTCATCGCAAGCCCGCCTCATAGTCAT GACGCTGCCAATACCGCGAAAACACTTCTGCACGCCTCGCATCTATATGAGTTGGCTCGAAACGTTGACAGCCGATCTACCACCCATACTTCTAGTACGAGGCAACCACGAGAACGTGCTGACACTGTATTCCTAA